From a single Nostoc edaphicum CCNP1411 genomic region:
- a CDS encoding Rpn family recombination-promoting nuclease/putative transposase, whose amino-acid sequence MKTDIIFYRLFQEFPDIFFELIGNPPEEASLYQFSSVEIKQTAFRIDGVFLPTQGSENPIYFVEVQFQADGEIYSRLIAEICLYLRQNQPSNDWGAVVLYPNRNVDTGNIKHYREFFTSGRVRRIYLDELGEGASLPIGIATAKLVIATDDIAIAQARELIDRTKSEISSPPKQQQLLQFIETILAYKFPTMSREEMQQMFGLSELKQTRFYQEAFQEGVEQGKVQGIEQGIEQGKVQGIEQGRVQGIEEGKLKAVPAMLAAGLTVEQVAQALDLSVEEVRQAVQ is encoded by the coding sequence GTGAAAACAGACATCATTTTTTATCGGCTGTTTCAAGAATTCCCTGATATCTTCTTTGAACTTATTGGTAATCCTCCAGAAGAAGCTAGCCTTTATCAATTTTCATCAGTTGAAATCAAACAAACAGCCTTCAGAATCGATGGTGTATTTCTTCCTACACAAGGAAGCGAGAACCCGATTTACTTTGTTGAAGTGCAATTTCAAGCTGATGGGGAAATTTATTCACGGCTAATTGCAGAAATATGTTTATACCTCCGTCAGAATCAACCATCTAATGATTGGGGTGCTGTGGTTTTATACCCAAACAGGAATGTAGATACAGGCAATATCAAACATTACCGTGAGTTTTTCACAAGTGGGCGCGTCAGACGCATTTATTTGGATGAATTAGGTGAAGGTGCATCGCTTCCAATTGGCATTGCAACTGCTAAATTAGTAATTGCAACCGACGATATAGCGATCGCACAAGCAAGAGAGTTGATAGACAGAACTAAGTCAGAAATAAGTTCACCACCAAAACAGCAGCAATTATTACAATTTATAGAGACTATTTTGGCTTATAAGTTTCCCACAATGAGTAGGGAGGAGATGCAGCAAATGTTTGGATTAAGCGAGTTAAAGCAAACCAGATTTTATCAGGAAGCCTTTCAGGAGGGTGTTGAACAAGGTAAGGTTCAAGGCATCGAACAAGGCATCGAACAAGGTAAGGTTCAAGGCATTGAACAAGGTAGGGTTCAAGGCATTGAAGAAGGTAAACTCAAAGCAGTACCAGCAATGTTAGCAGCCGGGTTGACTGTAGAACAAGTAGCACAGGCGCTAGATTTGAGTGTCGAAGAAGTCAGACAAGCCGTG